A window of Saccharomyces paradoxus chromosome XI, complete sequence contains these coding sequences:
- the BCH2 gene encoding Bch2p (Member of the ChAPs (Chs5p-Arf1p-binding proteins) family~similar to YKR027W), whose protein sequence is MSFLWGSTKAKKSKNKKVGGSLPSSAISQQRVKPTRKNVPIDYPRTLEKVHGESLIFRTSLLTELVSTGKSGIGPPDLIHCTELDKFHDEKIGEFFYITGIDASSISMPIAFLKLIKWNDGKKLKSVSLKNDNITTYCTFNIFQRLDIRLRYESEDVYQVNVIDCLDGKNEISLSDLIWEETFVSCCIRSMIINSDFERKMPGLVELPFVFENRCPSDYKRVIDSLCKFLPRFLECGWDSTKSVYATILNNYLTESLLVFLSITPGFITDYAIQVLDKLITNDPSNSRYYAIVIISIMEQSSDRDLEMVKRIHAVLDLLLPELYELASDDPYSSDLINCITDVLSIQARFLLDSNDYELSLSIATLATNLSSDNFESWFLLCKSYVFLQQYDKALLSINSMPCLAEYDIVKQAQINAFKLHMNFYKAPLCHSREHCTMTSHELNHLMNTMHYENELELRTIIFGRTVMPNESKYGCIEEIWNKSCLELGPICGPQSDNLINFVSQQEVNTVGDLMLLKRSKETRQTSWFSEQVRLLLMELVARIGWNALLQLRSEVFVMESKFKMIDSSDKLSTELRQKRLCQRWFDSMFLDIYEDLSISTSSQENKATAKYSGLEWELLGLTLLRVSDLPDAVACLRTSILARFDPISCYHLLNLYLSMGFNDEFMRRFDVDIILDLLVKLISFRIRFYDRFQIFSLQVLRKLEGQLGSEIIKNKIINSLYGQAGITLVIDYMLGCLSENGDESYLAYERPLPELPSTIRDPVG, encoded by the coding sequence ATGAGTTTTTTATGGGGATCTACGAAGGccaagaaaagtaaaaataaaaaggtCGGAGGTTCTCTTCCATCAAGTGCTATTTCACAGCAACGTGTAAAGCCAACACGTAAAAATGTTCCCATAGATTACCCAAGGACTTTGGAGAAAGTGCATGGTGAAAGCTTAATTTTTAGAACATCCCTTTTAACTGAATTGGTGAGTACTGGTAAGTCTGGTATTGGACCTCCAGACTTAATCCATTGTACAGAGCTAGATAAATTtcatgatgaaaaaattggcGAATTCTTTTACATCACCGGGATCGACGCTTCGAGTATCTCCATGCCAATTGCATTTTTGAAGCTGATAAAATGGAATGATGGCAAGAAACTGAAATCAGTATCCTTGAAGAATGACAACATTACGACCTACTGCACCTTCAATATCTTTCAGAGATTGGACATCAGGTTAAGATATGAATCTGAAGACGTTTATCAAGTTAATGTTATTGATTGTTTGgatggaaaaaatgaaatatcGTTGAGTGATCTCATTTGGGAAGAAACTTTCGTGAGCTGCTGCATAAGAAGCATGATCATTAATTcagattttgaaagaaaaatgccTGGGTTAGTGGAATTGCcatttgtttttgaaaatcgATGCCCAAGTGATTACAAAAGGGTAATTGATTCATTGTGTAAATTCTTACCAAGATTTTTGGAATGTGGTTGGGATTCTACGAAGAGCGTCTACGCAACAATACTAAATAACTACCTAACCGAATCATTATTGGTATTCCTGTCTATAACTCCAGGATTTATAACAGACTATGCGATCCAAGTTTTAGATAAACTAATCACGAACGACCCATCAAATTCTAGATATTAcgctattgttattatttctaTCATGGAACAAAGCAGTGACCGCGATTTAGAAATGGTTAAACGAATACATGCTGTATTAGACCTATTACTACCCGAACTATATGAATTGGCATCTGACGACCCTTACAGTTCCGACTTAATCAATTGCATCACCGATGTGTTAAGCATTCAAGCAAGGTTTCTGTTGGATAGCAACGACTATGAACTATCTTTATCTATTGCCACATTGGCCACTAATTTATCTTCAGACAATTTTGAGTCTTGGTTCCTGTTGTGCAAAAGCTATGTTTTTTTACAGCAGTACGATAAGGCACTGCTCTCAATTAATTCGATGCCCTGTTTAGCTGAATACGACATTGTTAAACAGGCCCAGATCAATGCGTTTAAGTTGCATATGAACTTCTACAAGGCACCATTATGCCATAGCAGAGAACACTGTACTATGACCTCACATGAGTTGAATCACCTCATGAATACCATGCATTACGAAAATGAATTGGAGCTGAGGACAATAATATTTGGACGCACTGTAATGCCCAACGAATCTAAATACGGATGTATTGAAGAGATATGGAATAAATCCTGTCTTGAATTAGGACCCATTTGCGGACCCCAAAGTGACAATCTCATAAACTTTGTCTCTCAGCAAGAGGTAAACACTGTAGGCGATCTAATGTTACTGAAACGAAGCAAAGAAACCAGACAAACGAGTTGGTTTAGTGAGCAAGTGCGTCTTCTGTTGATGGAGCTAGTTGCTAGAATCGGCTGGAATGCCTTACTTCAGCTAAGGTCTGAGGTTTTCGTTATGGAAAgcaaattcaaaatgataGATTCTTCAGATAAACTGTCCACAGAACTGCGTCAGAAGAGGCTATGCCAGAGATGGTTTGATTCTATGTTTTTAGACATTTATGAAGACTTGAGTATTAGCACTTCATCTCAAGAAAATAAGGCTACGGCGAAATACAGCGGGTTGGAATGGGAACTGCTCGGCTTAACTTTGCTTCGAGTCAGTGACTTACCCGATGCAGTAGCATGCCTACGAACAAGTATTTTGGCAAGGTTTGACCCTATCAGTTGTTACCATCTCTTGAACCTCTATTTATCCATGGGTTTTAATGATGAGTTTATGAGAAGATTTGACGTCGATATCATTTTGGACTTACTAGTGAAATTGATCTCCTTTCGTATACGCTTCTATGACAGATTTCAGATATTTTCCCTCCAAGTACTAAGGAAGCTAGAGGGGCAGCTAGGCTCCGAAATTatcaagaataaaataatCAACTCTCTTTATGGGCAAGCTGGAATTACGTTGGTAATAGATTATATGCTTGGATGCCTTTCTGAGAATGGGGATGAATCCTACTTAGCCTACGAACGGCCTCTTCCAGAGCTTCCTTCCACTATTCGAGATCCGGTAGGCTAA